In the Haloarcula salinisoli genome, ACGACCCGACCCGGAAGCAACTCCAGGCCACCGACGAACCGATAGAGGTGCTCGCGCTCCGTGCGGCGGACGAGGGCGGCGCTGCCGACAGCAACTGGACGTTCTCGCCGGGCCACCTGAACGGCGACGCCGCGTACGTCCTCGGTGAGGGGCCGGTTCTCGACAGTGTCGTCCCCGGCGATGAGACCGTGGGGGTGGGTCAATGACCGGCCCCGTCGTGCTCCAGATCGTCACCAGTTGGACCCAGACAGCGATACTGAGCATCCTCGGCTTCGGGCTGCTCGCCCTGGTCACCGCGTCGGCGCTGGCCTTCGTCTTCCGGCAGTACACCACCAGACAGCTCCCCGCCGGTGCCGGGATGTTGCTGGGCGTCTCCTTTGTCGCCGTCTGGCTCGCCGTCGACAGCGCGCTGACGGGGACCCTCGTCGGTGACACCGGACTGGCCCACTACGGGACCGGTGCGTTCCTCCTCGGAACGTTCGTCGTCAGCGCCGGCGCCGCCGAGACCGGTCGTCGAATCGGTGACCGTATCGGCTGTGACGTCTTCGACATCACGCATCTGGACGCACAGACGGACGCCGTCGACCTGCTCCAGTCCGCCCGACTCGTCGTCGAACTCCGGGTGCCGACCCAGATAGCGGACGCTGACGGCTATCTGTCCGCCGACGACGACGTGAAGTCCGAACTCGCTGGCCGGCGGTTTCGGTTCCCGCGGCGGCTCGATATCGACGACCTCGAATCGCGGTTCGAGACCCGTATCCAACAGGACTTCGGCCTCGATTACGTCGACGTCTCCCTCGCCGAGGACGGGACCGTCGAACGGGTCAGCGTCGGTGTGAAGCCCTCCGGCCTGGGCGCCTCGCTGCCGCCGAACACGGCCGGTATCGCAGTCCGCGCGACGCCGCTCCCGGAGGCCGGCGTCGGCGACCCGGTCGAGGTCTGGACGACCGGCGAGACCGAGCAGTTCGTCACCAAAGGCGAGTTCCGCTCGACGGACGGCGAGACGACGACGCTGCTCGTCGACGAGAGCGACGTGGCCCAGCTCGACCAGGGTGAGCAGTATCGCCTGGTGACCCATCCGGACACGTCGAGCGATCTGGCGGAGTTCATCCCCGTCATCCGCGATGTCGAGGAGACGATGACGCGGGTCACAGTCGAGGCCGGCGGCCCGCTCGAAGGCGAGTTCGCGGGCTGGCTGCCCGTCAGTGTGCCTGTCATCGACCGCGCGGGGACCGCTATCCCGTTCCCGGCCGAGCGCGAGACGCTGCAGGCGGGCGACGTCGCGTACGTCATCGGGACTCCCGCCGATATCGCTCGCCTCGACCAGTACGAGGCGGACAGGGAACGTGCCCGTGAGAAGGCCGACGGGTCGACAGAGCAGGTCGAGGCCGTCGGCGACGACTGAGCGTCGCGGGCGTGTTGACCTTTTTATCGGAAGACGAGGCGAGATACCGTATGGTTAGAGTCGAAACGTCTACCGACCGGCGGGCCGGCGTGACCTTCGTGACCGCACAGATCACGAACACGCGGTCGACGCCACAGACGGTCAGGATGCGCGCCAACGTGGACGGGCCGATGTGGGAGCCTCGGTCCGGAAGCGGCCGGTCGCCCGAATGGGGAGAGGAGACGTGGGAGACGACGATACTGCCCGGACAGACCCGCGGGATGGGCTTTGCGACGCCGGTCGAACCGACCGATTCGATGACGAAACTCGTCTCGGTGACCAGAGAGGAAGACGCCGGCACTGCCACACGTACGGAGGAGGTGTTGGCAGAACTGGACGAGTGGTCACCCCCGTCCGACATCATGACCGAAGAGCAATGATAATCACAGTCACCGGCGGGAAAGGCGGCGTCGGCAAGTCCACGACCACGCTCAACCTGGCCCGCGAACTGGACGGCGTCGCGGTCGACGCGGACCTGGCGACCTCGGACCTCCCGCGGGGTCGAGGGCCGGATATCCACGACGTGCTGGCCGGCCGCGCCGCACCGATGGACGCAGTCGAGTGGCTCGGCTCGGTCCGGGTGCTCTCCTGTGGGCGCACCCTCGAGGGGGCTCGGGCCGCCGAACTCGAAGAGTTGCCCCGCACGCTCGACCTCCTCGACCGGAAATACAAACACGTCGTCGTGGACACCCCGGCCGGGCTGGCGCGTGACGTCGGCGTCCCCGTGGCCAGCGCCGACGTCGTCCTGCTGGTCACGACGCCAAAGAAGCCGGCGTTGCTGAACGCGCTCCAGACCCGCGAACTCGCACTGGACCTCGATACGCCGGTGGCGGCCATCGCGCTCAACAGGGTCGGGCCCGACAGCGATATGCCCGACCGACTGGAAGACGAGTTCGGCATTCCGACGACCGCTATTCCGGAGAGCGAGGCCGTGGCTGCGGCCCAGGAGACCGGGGCGCCCGTGCGGCAGGCTGACCAGGAATCCGAGGCCCTCGCACGATACACTGAGCTGGCACGCACGATACAGGAGTGCGAACAGCGTGGCCGTGGCGCGCGAAACTCGGTCGGTAACGCCGGGCGCTGACTGCCCGGACGTCGAGCTTTCTGTGGACCACAGTTGTCTGTTCGAACGGGTAGCAACCGGTGGGTGACCTGCGGATACAGTGTGTAGGTTCAAAAAGGAAGAGGCGGCGACTCCCAGTATGATTGCTATCGCCGGTGCGAAGGGGGGTTGTGGAAAGACCACCGCTGCGCTTGGTATTACCGAAGCGTTCGCACGAGACGGAACGCCGACGCTGGCAGTGGACGCTGACCGCCAGCTGCCCGACCTGCACGTGACTGCCGGACTGCAACCGGAACCGACCATCGCCGCCGTCGAGAACCACGACTCGCCGACCGACGTCGCACAGACGAGCGTCCGTGCGGAGGACGCGATGGTGCTTCCGGCGCCGCGGTCGTCCCAGAGCGTCGACCTCCAGTCGACGCTGGAGACGCTCAGACACGCAAAACCGCAGTTGGTCGTCGACTGCCCGTCGGGCGCCGGACCCGACGTGGTCGAACCCATGTCGGTCGCAGACGAGATTCTCGTCGTCACGGACGGCACGAACCGGAGTGTGAGCGCCGCCAAGACGACCATCGACATCGCGCGGCGTCTGGACGTCCCGGTTGTCGGCGTCCTGTTGAACCGCTGTGAGACGGTTCCGGACGAAGTCGAGGCGTCGCTGGACGTCCCGGTACTCGGGATGGTTCCGGACCGGAGCCGCCCGCTACAGTCGTCTGATGTACAGCGCGCGTACGACGAGCTCGTCGGGCGCATCAAGACCACAGATGGCAACAAGGGTCAGGTCATGGGGGACCAGCCGGTCGAACGGCTGCCGACCGGCGTCGAGACCATCGACAGTTCGCTCGGCGGCGGGCTGCTCCCGGGAACCGTCGTCGCACTGACCGCCGACCCGAACGGGCAGTCGGAGTTCCTGCTCTACGAGCTGACGACCACGCGGGGGACGCTGTATCTCACGACGGAGCGGTCGGAGTCCGTCGTCCAGCACGCCATCGACTCCACCATCGCGTCGGCGGGGAAACCGACTATCAGGACGCTCGACCCGACGAACCCGCTGCCCGAGGCGACGCGACTCGTCCAACAGTTGCCAGAGGGGGCGAACCTCATCATCGACTCGATGCGGTTGCTCGAACAGCAAGAGCCCCAGCGGTACAACGAGTTCCTCAACACCGTGACCGAGGTGATGCAGGAGACGGACGGTCTCGCGATACTTCACTGTCTGGACCGGCCGGAGAACACCAACAACCGGGGTACGACGGAGTACTTCGCGGACGTGGTGTTCGACCTCGATGTCTCGACGGGGACCGACGCTGTCGACCACCGGCTCACGATTCCCAAGTCCCGCCGTGAGCGAGCCCCGTCGGAATCGATAGCCCTCGACGTCTCGACACAGGAGATCGTCGGGGACTGAGACGGACGGCCACTCGTTTTGGGTCAAGAAAGACGTAGCGGGACCGATTATGACTGGCCGTCCGACGGCTGAGCGGGAGAAACTATCACGCCGGTATTCTCGACGTGTCGGCCACTTCAGACGGTTCGTTTCAGGTCTTTCACCGTCGAGCGAATCGTCATCCGTGAGACGTTCGCGAGGTCGCCGGCCGCACTCTGGGTGAGGTCGACTCCCTCGTCGTAGGCCGCTTTGTAGAGGCAGGCGGCGGCCACGCCACTGGGGTTTTTACCGCCGATTTGGCCGTTCTCGGAGAGGATAACGGCGTACTCGCGGGCCAGACTCTCTACGTCGCTGTCTAAGTCCAGCTCCGAGGCGTACCGTGGGAGATACTCCGTCGGTTTGATTGGGCCGACGGGCAGGCCCAGATCCCGGTTGAGCGCGTCGTAGGCGGCTTTCAGCTCCGTCCGTTTGGCTCGTGAGACCTCGATTATCTCCTCCATCGTCCGGGAGATAGACTGGGTCCGGCAAGTCGCGTAGACGGCGGCTGCAGCGAACCCTTCCAGCGAGCGACCACAGAGCAGTTCCTCGTTCTGTGCGGAGTCAAAGAGCGCACAGGACTGGTCCCGAACAGATTCCGGGAGAGAGAGCGACGAGACGAGCCGACGAATCTCGGTGTAGGCGTACATCTTGTTTCGCTCGCTTTTCGAGGAGAGGCGCGCCTGATTGTGCTGGCGGCGCATCCTGACGAGCTGGCGCTGCCGTGGGCCCGACACCTCCGAGCCGGTCCCGAACCCGATCTCGGTCGAGAGGCCGCGGTCGTGTCGGGACCGTGTCAGTGGGGCGCCGGTTCGACGTTTCTCCGACTCCTCCTCCGTCGACCGCCAGTCCGGCCCACGGTCTATATTGTCCTCGCTGCAGACGAGTCCACACTCGGTACAGATACGCTCGTTCTCTCTGGACTTGACGTCCCCACCACACTCAGTGCAGCTTGTTAGATTTACGTGCCCCATTTTTTACACCCATTCAGACGATATAATAGTAATATCAGATAGATTAAAAAGTTCCGGTATAAATAAATTGTAATTGATACCGAATTATATCATGTACTATGCATCCGCAACGAAAGCCGCGGTCGGCCGATCCGACTGCCGCCGGACGGGTCCTATCGAAGAGTTAAGTACGTGCCAGGTCGAACTGACGCTATGGCTATCGACCCGGAGTTCGAAACCAGTCGTGACGTCGTCGAACAGCACGAGGGTCACGACGTCTGGGGTCCCGTCGAGGAACCGGAGACGCTCGGTATCCACGGCACCCACGTCGCCGTCGATTTCGACATCTGCATCGCAGACGGTGCCTGTCTGGAGGACTGTCCCGTCGACGTCTTCGAGTGGGTGGACACCCCCGATCACCCCGAGAGCGAAATAAAGGCCGACCCGACTCACGAGGACCAGTGTATCGACTGTA is a window encoding:
- a CDS encoding MinD/ParA family ATP-binding protein is translated as MIITVTGGKGGVGKSTTTLNLARELDGVAVDADLATSDLPRGRGPDIHDVLAGRAAPMDAVEWLGSVRVLSCGRTLEGARAAELEELPRTLDLLDRKYKHVVVDTPAGLARDVGVPVASADVVLLVTTPKKPALLNALQTRELALDLDTPVAAIALNRVGPDSDMPDRLEDEFGIPTTAIPESEAVAAAQETGAPVRQADQESEALARYTELARTIQECEQRGRGARNSVGNAGR
- a CDS encoding DUF7125 family protein, yielding MIAIAGAKGGCGKTTAALGITEAFARDGTPTLAVDADRQLPDLHVTAGLQPEPTIAAVENHDSPTDVAQTSVRAEDAMVLPAPRSSQSVDLQSTLETLRHAKPQLVVDCPSGAGPDVVEPMSVADEILVVTDGTNRSVSAAKTTIDIARRLDVPVVGVLLNRCETVPDEVEASLDVPVLGMVPDRSRPLQSSDVQRAYDELVGRIKTTDGNKGQVMGDQPVERLPTGVETIDSSLGGGLLPGTVVALTADPNGQSEFLLYELTTTRGTLYLTTERSESVVQHAIDSTIASAGKPTIRTLDPTNPLPEATRLVQQLPEGANLIIDSMRLLEQQEPQRYNEFLNTVTEVMQETDGLAILHCLDRPENTNNRGTTEYFADVVFDLDVSTGTDAVDHRLTIPKSRRERAPSESIALDVSTQEIVGD
- a CDS encoding transcription initiation factor IIB, yielding MGHVNLTSCTECGGDVKSRENERICTECGLVCSEDNIDRGPDWRSTEEESEKRRTGAPLTRSRHDRGLSTEIGFGTGSEVSGPRQRQLVRMRRQHNQARLSSKSERNKMYAYTEIRRLVSSLSLPESVRDQSCALFDSAQNEELLCGRSLEGFAAAAVYATCRTQSISRTMEEIIEVSRAKRTELKAAYDALNRDLGLPVGPIKPTEYLPRYASELDLDSDVESLAREYAVILSENGQIGGKNPSGVAAACLYKAAYDEGVDLTQSAAGDLANVSRMTIRSTVKDLKRTV
- a CDS encoding 4Fe-4S dicluster domain-containing protein, coding for MAIDPEFETSRDVVEQHEGHDVWGPVEEPETLGIHGTHVAVDFDICIADGACLEDCPVDVFEWVDTPDHPESEIKADPTHEDQCIDCMLCVDVCPVDAIDVDPGRAGRI